One Nitrospirae bacterium YQR-1 DNA window includes the following coding sequences:
- a CDS encoding methyl-accepting chemotaxis protein produces MFKNLKIGTRLYLLVGFMSVIIIALSVLGIMASKSINANFDSLYADRMVPLQQLSTINDKMRENVQQLLLASFHDPIIEVSKVHNADHPITKHTDKVDSNVEDIGKLWKEYMATTLTPEESELAKKFLELRTKFVTDGLKPCATFLKEGKFNEANLFIVKTVLPLYNQAKAGVDDLTNLQNRVGKELEVQNEKTYANARTMSIAAVIISLLLSLVFAWWIISSVVKPINKAVYVANSLADGDLTVSIDVTGRDETGHLLSAMETMVDKLKGVIGEVRASSENVSAGSGELSSASQSVSQGATEQAAAVEEVSSSMEQMASNIRQNADNAQQTDRMSIKASQDALESGKAVNEAVKAMKEIASKISIIEEIARQTNLLALNAAIEAARAGEHGKGFAVVASEVRKLAERSQKAAGEISTLSTTTVTVSEKAGAMLKQLVPDIQKTAELVQEISAASNEQNIGAEQINKAIAQLDHVIQQNAAAAEQMASTSEELTSQAGQLHDAIAYFKTGHITTADSGGATVRKHTPPSHIAYEMKPVKKAPARAIQLTHHNNHSDKAKITFDFSNARSKHLAWKSRLRDFLDGKESLSEAQAVSHKDCDLGKWLYSKGISTFGDIPEMLKLEKIHEELHSLVKDIVRMKNSGDTASAEAQFTHIGPMSQEIISLLTAIERKVT; encoded by the coding sequence ATGTTTAAAAATTTGAAAATCGGCACAAGGCTATATTTACTGGTGGGCTTCATGTCCGTAATAATCATTGCTCTTAGTGTGTTGGGCATAATGGCTTCAAAGAGCATAAATGCTAATTTCGACAGTCTTTACGCTGACAGGATGGTGCCTCTTCAGCAGTTGTCAACAATTAACGACAAAATGCGTGAAAACGTACAACAGTTGCTGCTTGCCTCTTTTCATGATCCAATCATAGAGGTAAGCAAGGTTCATAACGCCGACCACCCTATAACAAAGCACACAGATAAGGTTGATTCAAACGTTGAGGATATCGGCAAGCTGTGGAAAGAGTATATGGCTACAACCCTGACACCGGAGGAGAGTGAACTGGCAAAGAAGTTTTTAGAGCTCAGGACAAAATTTGTAACTGACGGGTTAAAGCCATGTGCGACATTTCTTAAGGAAGGGAAATTCAACGAGGCTAACCTGTTCATTGTAAAGACTGTGTTACCTCTTTATAATCAGGCTAAAGCCGGTGTTGATGATTTAACAAATCTTCAAAACCGTGTGGGCAAAGAACTGGAAGTTCAAAATGAGAAAACATATGCAAATGCACGGACTATGTCAATAGCCGCTGTTATAATAAGTTTGTTATTATCACTGGTATTTGCGTGGTGGATAATAAGCAGTGTTGTAAAACCGATAAATAAGGCGGTGTATGTAGCCAACAGTTTGGCAGACGGTGATCTTACAGTAAGCATAGATGTTACAGGCAGGGACGAGACTGGACACCTGTTGTCAGCGATGGAAACGATGGTGGATAAGCTCAAGGGAGTAATAGGAGAGGTTCGGGCATCCTCGGAAAATGTATCGGCGGGCAGCGGGGAGTTAAGCAGCGCATCACAATCTGTTTCGCAGGGGGCAACAGAGCAGGCGGCGGCGGTTGAGGAGGTATCATCATCAATGGAGCAGATGGCGTCCAATATCAGGCAAAATGCCGATAACGCCCAGCAGACCGACCGGATGTCGATTAAGGCCTCTCAAGATGCGCTGGAGAGCGGAAAAGCCGTGAATGAGGCAGTAAAGGCAATGAAAGAAATAGCAAGTAAGATATCTATAATAGAGGAAATAGCACGTCAGACCAACCTTTTAGCGCTTAACGCAGCCATAGAGGCGGCCCGTGCCGGTGAGCATGGTAAGGGATTTGCAGTGGTAGCCTCTGAGGTAAGAAAACTGGCGGAGAGAAGCCAAAAAGCCGCAGGGGAGATCAGCACACTGTCAACCACAACGGTCACGGTATCTGAGAAAGCAGGCGCTATGCTTAAGCAGTTGGTACCCGATATTCAAAAAACGGCGGAATTGGTTCAAGAGATAAGCGCTGCAAGCAATGAACAAAACATTGGTGCCGAGCAGATAAACAAGGCGATTGCACAACTTGACCATGTGATTCAGCAAAACGCAGCAGCCGCAGAGCAGATGGCCTCAACAAGTGAGGAACTGACCTCACAGGCCGGCCAATTACATGACGCTATCGCATACTTTAAAACAGGCCATATCACTACAGCAGATTCCGGCGGCGCAACAGTAAGAAAACATACGCCTCCATCCCACATTGCCTATGAAATGAAACCTGTTAAAAAGGCGCCTGCCCGAGCCATACAGTTGACTCATCATAACAATCATTCCGATAAGGCAAAGATAACGTTTGACTTTTCCAACGCAAGAAGTAAACATCTTGCATGGAAGAGCAGGCTTAGAGACTTTCTGGACGGTAAAGAAAGTCTTAGTGAAGCACAGGCTGTTTCACATAAAGACTGCGATCTTGGTAAGTGGTTATATTCCAAAGGAATTTCCACCTTCGGCGATATACCTGAGATGCTAAAACTTGAAAAAATTCACGAGGAGCTTCATTCATTAGTTAAGGATATAGTGCGAATGAAAAATTCCGGCGACACAGCCTCAGCTGAAGCACAATTTACACATATCGGGCCGATGAGTCAGGAGATTATTTCCCTGTTAACGGCCATTGAGAGAAAAGTTACTTAA
- a CDS encoding Gfo/Idh/MocA family oxidoreductase produces MDKEKNIRFALIGCGAIADKHVTAIGRLDNASLCGAYDIDPKAAEAFTVKHGIRAYTDVEKLIAEAGPHVLNILTPSGLHGENILELMRFNRHFVVEKPFALSLLQIDKILEECDRRRIKIFIVKQNRFNPPIVKLKQALDKGRFGKLVLASVRVRWRRDDTYYKAKSWRGSWAYDGGVLTNQASHHIDMLIWLMGPVESVMAKTATALVDIEAEDTGVAILKFKNGALGIIEATTATRPKDLEGSVSVLGQRGTVVVGGFFMNELKTWEFQEPDEEMDADIWENYSTVPKESAWNHTEFFKDVLHSLTHDKQGLIGGIEGRKSVELIHAMYESVETQKEVFLLFTPKKCRLGITK; encoded by the coding sequence GTGGATAAAGAGAAAAACATAAGATTTGCCCTGATAGGCTGCGGCGCAATAGCCGATAAACATGTTACCGCCATAGGGCGGCTTGATAACGCCTCCCTCTGTGGCGCATATGATATTGACCCCAAAGCCGCCGAGGCTTTTACCGTCAAACACGGCATTAGAGCATACACCGATGTCGAAAAACTGATAGCAGAGGCCGGCCCTCACGTTTTAAACATACTTACCCCTTCAGGACTCCACGGAGAGAACATTCTGGAGCTGATGAGATTTAACCGCCACTTTGTTGTTGAAAAACCATTTGCCCTCAGTCTCCTTCAGATTGACAAAATACTTGAGGAATGCGACAGAAGACGGATTAAAATATTTATAGTCAAACAAAACCGCTTTAACCCGCCCATTGTAAAACTCAAACAAGCGCTGGATAAGGGCAGGTTTGGTAAACTCGTGCTGGCCTCTGTACGTGTGCGCTGGAGGCGTGACGATACATACTATAAGGCAAAATCGTGGCGCGGCAGCTGGGCCTATGACGGAGGTGTGCTTACAAATCAGGCAAGCCACCACATTGATATGCTGATTTGGCTTATGGGGCCGGTTGAGAGCGTCATGGCAAAAACCGCAACAGCCCTTGTGGATATTGAGGCCGAGGATACAGGAGTTGCCATCCTGAAGTTTAAAAACGGTGCGCTTGGTATAATAGAGGCAACAACGGCAACAAGGCCGAAAGACCTTGAGGGCTCAGTGAGCGTACTGGGACAGAGGGGCACGGTAGTGGTCGGTGGATTTTTTATGAATGAACTGAAAACGTGGGAATTTCAGGAGCCGGATGAGGAAATGGATGCCGATATCTGGGAAAATTATTCAACAGTGCCTAAGGAAAGTGCATGGAACCACACGGAGTTTTTTAAAGACGTGCTGCATAGCCTCACTCATGACAAGCAGGGGCTTATCGGAGGCATCGAGGGACGTAAATCAGTGGAGCTGATACATGCAATGTATGAGTCCGTTGAGACCCAAAAAGAGGTGTTTTTATTATTTACTCCAAAGAAGTGCCGTCTTGGTATCACAAAATGA
- a CDS encoding metallophosphoesterase gives MFIIIFVVVYGSMHIYVYSRITAALTMPLFLRLFIVFFMVLMVAGPIVIRVLEKYGYTNAAALSAYTGYTWMGLIVIFIPVSVLLQITKTICSSGFISKFSAMNFTERTFFFISLIITLSAYVYAFIDARMIRTERVTIKTPKLPKGAVKIKIAQISDVHTGLLVRESRLKPITLILKRENPDIIVSTGDLVDGQLDHLDGLSELFKALKPPSGKFAVIGNHELYAGLDEALEFTEKSGFRVLRNEAVTSGFISIAGVDDNEISRFNISLTKSETELLLSLPKAKYNILLKHKPLINQAATGLFDLQLSGHTHKGQIFPYNIFPQLIFKINTGFSELHNGSSIYVNRGAGTWGPPIRLLAPPEVTIIEIEPL, from the coding sequence TTGTTTATAATCATTTTTGTGGTGGTTTATGGCTCCATGCACATCTATGTTTACAGCCGGATAACTGCTGCGCTAACCATGCCGCTCTTTCTGAGACTTTTCATAGTTTTTTTTATGGTATTAATGGTGGCCGGCCCAATAGTCATAAGAGTCTTAGAAAAGTATGGCTATACAAATGCTGCGGCATTAAGTGCGTACACCGGTTATACGTGGATGGGACTGATAGTTATTTTTATTCCTGTTTCGGTGCTTTTGCAAATCACAAAAACAATATGCAGCTCAGGTTTTATTTCAAAATTTTCAGCCATGAATTTTACAGAACGGACGTTTTTTTTTATTTCTCTAATCATTACACTTTCAGCCTATGTCTATGCCTTCATAGATGCCCGTATGATAAGAACAGAGCGGGTTACAATAAAAACTCCAAAGCTTCCCAAAGGAGCTGTAAAAATAAAAATTGCCCAGATATCAGATGTTCACACAGGTCTTCTTGTCCGTGAAAGCAGGCTAAAACCAATAACCTTAATCCTTAAAAGAGAAAATCCCGATATAATAGTATCAACAGGAGATTTGGTTGACGGACAGCTGGATCATCTGGATGGCCTGTCAGAGCTTTTTAAGGCGCTTAAACCGCCCTCCGGCAAATTTGCAGTAATTGGAAATCATGAACTGTATGCAGGGCTTGATGAAGCACTGGAGTTTACTGAAAAATCCGGTTTTAGAGTATTGAGAAATGAGGCGGTAACTTCCGGTTTTATTAGTATTGCCGGAGTAGATGACAACGAAATAAGCAGATTTAATATCTCTTTAACAAAATCGGAAACAGAGCTGCTTTTGTCACTGCCTAAGGCTAAATACAATATTTTACTTAAACACAAGCCTTTAATAAATCAGGCGGCAACCGGTCTGTTCGATCTTCAGCTCTCGGGACACACTCATAAGGGACAGATTTTTCCATATAACATTTTTCCACAATTGATATTTAAAATCAACACCGGTTTCAGTGAGCTTCATAACGGCTCATCCATATATGTAAATCGCGGGGCAGGCACCTGGGGGCCTCCCATACGGCTTTTAGCCCCGCCTGAGGTCACTATTATTGAGATTGAGCCGCTTTGA
- a CDS encoding Uma2 family endonuclease: MLAATIERDFDLTEIINGEEIMGPSPFMRHQRIVGILHDIIRRHIKLSNLGDVYLSPLDVIFEEGVNRLQPDLLFIKKENSKIGQDWVRGVPDMVCEIISPCSYERDTQVKKAIYEKYRVPEYWIVMPEVQTIEILTIDGDKYKLYSVAAFEGTVISKAIEGLVVNVNDIFE; this comes from the coding sequence ATGCTTGCGGCAACCATAGAGAGAGATTTTGACTTAACTGAAATCATCAACGGAGAGGAAATCATGGGGCCTAGTCCTTTTATGAGACATCAGAGGATTGTCGGCATACTGCATGACATTATACGCCGGCATATCAAGTTATCGAATTTGGGAGATGTGTATCTGTCTCCACTTGATGTAATATTTGAGGAAGGGGTTAACAGGCTCCAACCGGATTTATTATTTATAAAGAAGGAAAATTCAAAAATTGGGCAGGATTGGGTACGAGGCGTGCCGGATATGGTTTGTGAAATAATATCACCATGCAGTTATGAAAGAGACACGCAGGTTAAGAAGGCAATCTATGAGAAATACAGGGTGCCGGAGTATTGGATTGTTATGCCGGAGGTGCAAACGATAGAGATATTAACCATTGACGGTGATAAGTATAAATTATATTCAGTAGCGGCATTTGAGGGTACTGTTATATCTAAAGCCATTGAAGGGCTTGTAGTTAACGTTAATGACATATTTGAATAA
- a CDS encoding heparinase II/III family protein, whose translation MKNIARYLRLILQSPLEEFKRRLKRRLNYLLFRIRDTFLPASTGGKIEITQRFITIKPDRPYTNNKQINLTLNHKFNILGSGWIEVKHGIECKGLHGYRYNSGKAVKADGNGMWLLNRVTLPNFFRSKNLWMLIGGGYSPIDWQLDFKSGHRWKESTCYAKQSFLNKPGVDIKVPWELARLQHLPPLALACFKNDTAQPGPKRLAAEFQNQVLDFAAANPPRFGVHWLSGMDVGIRAANMLLAYDMFSLSGILFGDGFNKHFGRLIYDHGGFIINNLQWSQSLRGNHYLAEITGLLFVAAYLPACEETDCWLAFGVSELISEIDFQFNNDGTHFEGSTAYHCLCTELVLYATALVIGLCKTERINVFKNYNYKLHKVYPRLLPPPIRLYPLGTTGLLSPFSSQYITKLRNMGNFITDILKPGGKEIPQIGDNDSGRLFKLTTSFKTMSMDEAAKTYKNLEGFEGGETYHDEDSPDYSGVVSAFKGLFEPANPVDATEAYIIGNYTNGVVIPPDDYCSNVTLKEYGKADDFQNLISEFNNSDTAKRDKITIPVKAPGVLDGLTPAGYPDFGLYIFKAQGLYMAVRCGKIDGRYNGAHAHNDQLSVELSVEGAEYFTDPGSYLYSPVPELRDKYRSVSCHFAPQLENHREPGELTHGLFELRDKCNCQCIYFGGRGFAGVHYGFGAAIYRVVILEAGKIEILDYYTGTESIRKLSTTEGRVNAGYSKGYGVLFQF comes from the coding sequence ATGAAAAACATCGCAAGGTATTTACGGCTGATATTACAGAGCCCGCTTGAGGAGTTTAAGAGACGGCTAAAAAGACGGCTTAATTATTTACTATTCAGAATAAGAGATACTTTTCTGCCTGCTTCAACAGGCGGAAAAATCGAAATCACCCAAAGGTTTATTACTATAAAACCCGATAGACCATATACTAATAATAAGCAGATAAACCTTACCTTAAACCATAAATTTAATATTCTGGGCTCCGGCTGGATAGAGGTTAAGCATGGCATAGAGTGTAAAGGGCTTCACGGCTATCGCTATAACTCCGGTAAAGCAGTAAAGGCGGACGGAAACGGCATGTGGTTATTAAATCGTGTAACCCTTCCCAACTTTTTCAGATCAAAGAACCTCTGGATGCTTATCGGGGGTGGCTACAGCCCGATAGACTGGCAGCTGGATTTTAAATCGGGCCACAGATGGAAGGAAAGCACCTGCTACGCTAAACAATCCTTTTTGAATAAGCCTGGGGTGGATATAAAAGTGCCGTGGGAACTGGCACGGCTCCAGCACCTGCCGCCGCTGGCACTTGCCTGCTTCAAAAACGATACAGCACAACCGGGCCCGAAGCGTTTGGCCGCAGAGTTTCAAAATCAGGTGTTGGACTTTGCAGCAGCCAACCCCCCGCGCTTTGGTGTCCACTGGCTCAGCGGTATGGATGTGGGAATCAGGGCGGCCAATATGCTCTTAGCTTATGATATGTTCTCACTTTCCGGAATTTTATTTGGAGACGGTTTCAATAAGCACTTTGGCCGGTTAATATACGACCACGGAGGTTTTATCATAAACAATCTGCAATGGTCTCAGAGCCTCAGAGGTAACCACTATTTAGCTGAAATTACCGGTCTGTTGTTTGTTGCCGCTTACTTGCCTGCCTGTGAGGAGACTGACTGTTGGCTGGCCTTCGGCGTATCTGAGTTAATAAGTGAGATCGACTTTCAGTTTAACAATGACGGCACTCACTTTGAGGGCTCCACCGCTTACCACTGCCTGTGTACTGAGTTGGTGCTTTATGCAACAGCCCTTGTTATCGGACTTTGCAAAACAGAGCGTATTAATGTCTTTAAAAATTATAATTATAAACTCCACAAAGTATATCCCAGGCTTTTGCCGCCTCCAATAAGGCTCTATCCGTTAGGCACCACCGGCCTGTTGAGCCCCTTTTCTTCACAATACATTACAAAGCTCCGGAACATGGGTAACTTTATAACTGACATTCTAAAGCCCGGTGGAAAGGAGATTCCGCAAATCGGAGACAATGACAGCGGCAGATTGTTTAAGCTTACCACCTCATTTAAAACAATGAGTATGGATGAGGCGGCGAAAACATATAAAAACCTTGAGGGTTTTGAGGGCGGTGAAACATACCACGATGAGGACAGCCCTGACTACAGCGGTGTAGTTTCAGCCTTTAAGGGGCTTTTTGAGCCTGCAAATCCAGTGGATGCAACAGAGGCCTATATAATAGGAAATTACACAAACGGAGTCGTTATCCCTCCGGATGATTATTGTTCAAATGTAACCCTAAAAGAGTATGGCAAAGCTGATGATTTTCAAAATTTAATTAGTGAGTTTAATAACTCTGATACAGCCAAGAGGGACAAAATAACCATACCGGTTAAAGCGCCCGGTGTTTTGGATGGATTAACCCCGGCCGGTTATCCTGACTTTGGCCTGTATATTTTCAAAGCGCAGGGCTTATACATGGCAGTGCGCTGTGGAAAGATTGACGGCAGATATAACGGGGCACATGCACACAATGACCAGTTGTCGGTGGAGCTTAGTGTTGAGGGAGCGGAATATTTCACTGACCCGGGAAGTTATCTCTACAGCCCTGTGCCGGAGCTCAGGGACAAATACAGGTCGGTCTCATGTCACTTTGCACCACAGCTTGAAAACCACAGAGAGCCGGGGGAGTTAACTCACGGGCTTTTTGAGTTAAGAGACAAATGCAATTGTCAATGTATTTACTTTGGCGGCAGGGGTTTTGCCGGAGTACACTACGGCTTTGGAGCCGCCATATACAGAGTGGTCATACTGGAGGCCGGAAAGATTGAGATTTTGGATTATTATACAGGCACTGAATCAATCAGAAAGCTTTCTACGACAGAGGGCAGGGTTAATGCCGGTTATTCAAAGGGCTATGGGGTATTATTCCAATTCTAA
- a CDS encoding transferase, with product MISKTAIIYPNVVLGQNCTVEDFAVIGVIPQGYSGEPLETIIGDNAVIRSHTVIYAGNTIGDNFHTGNKANIRESNLIGHNVSIGTLTVVEHHVAIGSGVRIHSQAFIPEYSVLENNVWIGPNVVLTNSKYPNSPSAKESLQRVCVREGAVLGANVTVLPGVVIGLKALVGAGSVIVKEVPDGAVVMGNPAKVLKNIDELPYQV from the coding sequence ATGATTAGTAAAACAGCGATAATATATCCTAACGTGGTTTTAGGGCAAAACTGCACGGTTGAGGACTTTGCCGTAATAGGGGTGATACCTCAGGGCTACAGCGGTGAACCGCTTGAGACTATAATCGGGGATAACGCCGTTATTCGCTCTCATACCGTAATTTATGCCGGAAACACTATAGGCGACAACTTTCACACCGGTAATAAGGCAAACATCCGGGAGTCTAACCTGATTGGCCACAATGTCAGCATCGGCACTCTTACCGTGGTTGAGCACCACGTAGCAATTGGAAGCGGTGTGCGAATTCACTCGCAGGCCTTCATCCCTGAGTACTCTGTGCTTGAAAACAATGTGTGGATTGGTCCTAATGTGGTGTTAACCAACTCAAAGTACCCTAACTCACCGTCGGCCAAAGAGTCCCTGCAGAGGGTATGTGTGAGAGAGGGAGCCGTCTTAGGGGCAAATGTAACTGTGCTTCCCGGTGTTGTAATAGGGCTGAAAGCTCTTGTCGGAGCAGGCTCCGTTATAGTAAAAGAAGTGCCGGACGGTGCGGTAGTCATGGGTAATCCGGCTAAGGTGCTTAAAAATATTGATGAGCTTCCATATCAGGTTTAG
- a CDS encoding archaeosortase/exosortase family protein has translation MFVFFNLVQLNYFENYLDINGVYSKAIVVLLSNVVKLFGIHTTYYPVERGTVINLSNISLNVKFGCNGLEATIMYVFAILSFPSTWVYKIKGIAVGFVVIQILNIFRLLGIIFVAIRYKEYFDYFHVYFAQSIMIAVSLALFIIYIRRCTLCGEEKFLTKQ, from the coding sequence ATGTTTGTCTTTTTCAATCTGGTACAATTAAACTACTTTGAGAACTACTTGGATATAAACGGAGTATATTCAAAGGCTATTGTTGTTCTACTCTCTAATGTTGTCAAACTATTTGGAATTCATACAACGTATTATCCGGTAGAGAGGGGAACTGTTATAAATCTTTCAAATATTTCACTAAACGTAAAGTTTGGCTGCAATGGGTTGGAAGCGACAATAATGTATGTATTTGCAATACTGTCATTTCCATCAACCTGGGTTTATAAAATTAAAGGAATTGCCGTTGGTTTTGTAGTAATTCAAATATTAAATATCTTCAGGCTATTGGGAATTATTTTTGTTGCTATCCGTTACAAGGAATACTTTGATTACTTCCATGTGTATTTTGCACAAAGTATCATGATTGCAGTATCACTTGCACTGTTTATTATCTATATCAGAAGATGTACTCTTTGTGGAGAAGAAAAATTCCTAACAAAACAATAA
- a CDS encoding rubredoxin encodes MWQCQAATCGYIYNPEKGDKKGKIPPLTKFEDLPDDWKCPLCGVNKKFFKHVED; translated from the coding sequence ATGTGGCAGTGTCAAGCGGCAACGTGTGGCTATATATACAACCCGGAAAAGGGTGACAAGAAAGGGAAGATACCACCCTTAACAAAATTTGAGGATTTACCGGATGACTGGAAATGCCCACTGTGCGGGGTAAATAAAAAATTCTTTAAGCACGTAGAGGATTGA
- a CDS encoding Uma2 family endonuclease, producing the protein MTAGTIERDLELTEIINGEEIMGPSPFMRHQYIVLNLTDIIHNYVKKKNLGRLYIAPLDVIFEEGVNRLQPDILFIKKENSHIGQDWVRGVPDMVCEVISSGSYEMDTAVKKAIYEKYKVPEYWIVMPEPQTIEILTIAGDKYKLHSFAALEGIVTSKVIEGLSVNISDVFE; encoded by the coding sequence ATGACTGCAGGGACCATTGAAAGAGATTTAGAATTAACGGAAATTATTAACGGAGAGGAAATCATGGGGCCTAGTCCTTTTATGAGACATCAATATATTGTTCTTAATTTAACAGATATCATACATAATTACGTTAAAAAGAAAAACCTCGGCAGATTATATATAGCTCCCCTTGACGTAATATTTGAGGAAGGAGTAAACAGGCTCCAACCCGATATCCTCTTTATAAAGAAAGAAAATTCACATATTGGACAGGACTGGGTTCGAGGTGTACCGGATATGGTCTGTGAGGTAATATCTTCAGGCAGTTATGAGATGGATACAGCAGTTAAGAAGGCTATATATGAGAAATACAAGGTGCCGGAGTACTGGATAGTTATGCCTGAGCCACAAACCATTGAGATATTAACCATCGCAGGTGATAAGTATAAACTACATTCCTTTGCAGCACTTGAGGGCATTGTTACATCTAAAGTCATAGAAGGGCTTTCAGTTAACATTTCTGATGTATTTGAATAA
- a CDS encoding nitrous oxide-stimulated promoter family protein, whose translation MFKIQRIKIEKKTVEKMITLYCRKNHNGTKESLCPDCLSLHDYSQARLDKCKFQDDKPNCKDCTIHCYKPDMREKIRAVMRFSGPRMIFRNPILSFLHAIDGIGRKKQKS comes from the coding sequence ATGTTTAAAATACAGAGAATAAAAATTGAAAAAAAAACAGTGGAAAAAATGATAACCCTCTACTGCAGGAAAAACCACAACGGCACAAAAGAGTCATTGTGTCCCGATTGCCTGAGCCTGCACGATTATTCCCAAGCCCGCCTTGATAAATGTAAATTTCAGGATGACAAACCCAACTGCAAGGACTGCACCATACACTGCTATAAGCCCGATATGAGAGAAAAAATCAGAGCGGTTATGCGTTTTTCCGGTCCGAGAATGATTTTCAGAAATCCTATCCTATCCTTTTTACATGCAATTGACGGTATAGGCAGAAAAAAACAGAAATCCTGA
- the aroD gene encoding type I 3-dehydroquinate dehydratase — MKQIKIGNVALGGAPVIVVPLTDITVKTVSEIKTASVVELRIDMFSDFSMNCVSAVFNETKMKFNLPVIATCRAFEEGGAVEINDGKRIDLLTAAAQCADAIDIELNSRIFGDIMKIAKSKEIPLIASFHDFKKTPPQDELEHILEKSKQAGADITKIALMANTMEDVGLLAGFTLRHRDAAIVCISMGSVGMASRVFFPLIGSLFTFATIETTTAPGQLSVDEMAKFYDF, encoded by the coding sequence ATGAAACAGATAAAAATTGGAAATGTTGCTCTGGGCGGTGCTCCGGTTATAGTGGTGCCTCTTACGGACATAACCGTTAAGACCGTATCGGAGATAAAAACCGCCTCCGTTGTCGAGCTTAGAATCGATATGTTTTCAGATTTTTCCATGAATTGTGTAAGTGCCGTATTCAATGAAACAAAAATGAAATTTAACCTTCCTGTCATAGCCACATGCCGTGCGTTTGAGGAGGGTGGTGCTGTTGAAATCAATGACGGCAAACGAATTGACTTATTAACTGCGGCTGCGCAGTGTGCTGATGCCATAGACATAGAGCTGAACTCCCGTATTTTTGGTGATATTATGAAAATTGCCAAATCTAAGGAAATTCCACTGATAGCCTCTTTTCATGATTTCAAAAAAACGCCGCCACAGGATGAGCTTGAACATATTCTTGAAAAATCAAAACAAGCCGGCGCTGATATAACTAAAATAGCCCTCATGGCTAACACAATGGAAGATGTCGGGCTGCTTGCCGGCTTTACACTGAGGCACAGGGATGCCGCCATAGTGTGTATATCCATGGGTAGTGTGGGAATGGCGTCCCGTGTATTTTTCCCTCTGATAGGCAGCCTTTTTACGTTTGCCACGATAGAGACAACCACAGCGCCGGGACAGCTTAGCGTTGATGAGATGGCTAAGTTTTACGATTTCTGA